In the Chroococcidiopsis sp. SAG 2025 genome, one interval contains:
- a CDS encoding adenylosuccinate synthase, with product MANVIVIGAQWGDEGKGKVTDLLSRSADIVVRYQGGVNAGHTIVVQDQTFKLHLIPSGILYSKTECIIGCGTVIDPKILIEELDRLESLNIPTDNLFISETAHVTMPYHRLIDRAAEERRGNYKIGTTGRGIGPTYADKSERTGIRVLDLMDSVGLREQLQWAIEYKNLILEKLYNLPPLDPEAVIDEYLGYAERLRSHVVDTSLKIYDAIQRRRNILFEGAQGTLLDLDHGTYPYVTSSNPVAGGACVGTGVGPTAIDRVIGVAKAYTTRVGEGPFPTELDGQLGELLCDRGAEFGTTTGRQRRCGWFDATIGRYAVRVNGIDCLAITKLDVLDTLEEIKVCVAYEIDGDRYEHFPRNARQFAKVRPIYKTLPGWQRSTADCRTLEDLPRQALDYLKFLAELMEVPIAIVSLGASRDQTIIVEDPIHGPKRALLHADGTPVSAS from the coding sequence TTGGCTAACGTCATTGTTATAGGAGCCCAGTGGGGCGATGAAGGAAAAGGAAAGGTCACGGATTTACTCAGTCGCTCCGCTGACATTGTGGTTCGTTACCAAGGGGGAGTCAACGCCGGACACACGATCGTCGTCCAAGATCAGACTTTTAAGCTGCATCTGATTCCCTCTGGAATTCTGTATTCTAAGACAGAATGCATTATTGGCTGCGGTACGGTAATCGATCCAAAAATTTTGATCGAGGAACTCGATCGGCTAGAAAGTTTAAATATTCCTACAGATAACTTATTTATCTCTGAAACTGCTCACGTCACCATGCCTTATCATCGGCTGATCGATCGCGCAGCAGAAGAGAGACGAGGTAATTATAAAATTGGCACGACAGGGCGAGGAATTGGACCCACCTATGCCGATAAATCAGAACGAACGGGAATTCGAGTTCTCGATTTGATGGATTCGGTAGGACTGCGAGAACAGTTGCAGTGGGCGATCGAATATAAAAATCTCATTCTGGAAAAGCTTTACAATTTACCACCTTTAGATCCAGAAGCCGTCATTGACGAATATTTGGGTTATGCAGAACGCTTGCGTTCCCACGTAGTCGATACCTCGCTGAAAATTTACGATGCAATTCAGCGGCGGCGAAATATATTATTTGAAGGCGCTCAAGGTACGCTGCTGGATCTCGATCACGGCACTTATCCCTACGTCACCTCCTCTAACCCCGTCGCGGGAGGAGCTTGCGTTGGGACTGGGGTAGGTCCCACGGCAATCGACCGCGTGATTGGCGTAGCGAAGGCTTACACGACGCGGGTAGGAGAGGGTCCATTCCCCACAGAATTGGACGGACAACTAGGCGAACTGTTGTGCGATCGCGGGGCAGAATTTGGTACGACTACCGGAAGGCAACGGCGCTGCGGTTGGTTTGATGCCACCATCGGTCGCTATGCCGTGCGAGTGAACGGCATAGACTGCTTGGCAATTACGAAGTTAGATGTCCTCGACACGCTCGAAGAAATCAAAGTTTGTGTCGCCTACGAAATAGATGGCGATCGCTACGAACACTTCCCTCGCAACGCTCGTCAATTTGCCAAAGTCCGCCCGATTTATAAAACTTTACCAGGATGGCAGCGATCGACAGCTGATTGTCGCACGTTAGAAGATCTACCCAGACAAGCGCTCGATTACCTGAAATTTCTGGCAGAGTTAATGGAAGTACCGATCGCGATCGTCTCTCTCGGCGCTAGCCGCGACCAAACTATTATCGTGGAAGATCCAATCCACGGACCCAAACGCGCTTTATTGCACGCTGACGGCACGCCCGTCTCAGCTAGCTAA
- the murA gene encoding UDP-N-acetylglucosamine 1-carboxyvinyltransferase, translating into MTTTHNSIRPQPSPEVDPAVLEIWGGHPLAGQVKISGAKNSALVIIAGALLCPQDCRIRNVPSLVDVARMGQLLSSLGVKISQHGDVLDIDASDLSTSQAPYEIVSQLRASFFTIGPLLARQGYAQVPLPGGCTIGARPVDLHVRGLQAMGADVQIEHGMVNAYVAGSSRRLKGAKIYLDYPSVGATETLMMAATLAEGETVIENAAQEPEVVDLANFCNSMGARIRGAGTTAITISGVPRLHSTDYAIIPDRVEAATFLVAGAITNSEISLAPIIPDHLTPAIAKLQEIGVQIVADAPDCLRIVPGEGLRGTDIKTLPYPGFPTDMQAQFMALLSLSEGDSVITETVFENRLRHVAELNRMGADIRVEGNIAVVRGVPLLSGAPVVASDLRASAALVLAGLAAKGKTTIQGLHHLDRGYEKLEVKLLSLGARLQRVTGAIVSPDRQLGVNNPTVNSYQ; encoded by the coding sequence ATTACTACTACCCATAACTCAATTAGACCGCAGCCCTCACCAGAAGTCGATCCAGCCGTACTGGAAATTTGGGGCGGGCATCCTTTGGCAGGTCAGGTCAAAATCAGCGGAGCAAAGAATTCTGCCCTTGTTATCATCGCCGGTGCTTTGCTCTGTCCTCAAGACTGTCGTATCCGTAACGTACCATCACTCGTGGATGTGGCGCGCATGGGTCAGTTATTATCATCGCTGGGAGTAAAAATCTCTCAACACGGTGACGTATTAGATATTGATGCTAGCGATCTCAGCACGTCTCAAGCTCCATACGAAATTGTCAGTCAACTACGGGCAAGTTTCTTTACAATTGGTCCGTTACTAGCTCGCCAGGGATATGCTCAAGTCCCCTTACCTGGTGGATGTACGATTGGAGCTAGACCAGTCGATTTGCATGTCCGGGGCTTACAGGCAATGGGGGCAGATGTCCAGATCGAGCATGGTATGGTCAATGCCTACGTCGCTGGCAGTAGCCGGAGATTGAAAGGAGCCAAAATCTATTTAGACTACCCCAGCGTCGGTGCAACAGAAACCTTGATGATGGCGGCGACATTAGCTGAAGGAGAAACAGTCATTGAAAACGCTGCTCAAGAACCAGAAGTTGTCGATCTAGCTAATTTCTGTAACTCTATGGGAGCGCGCATTCGGGGAGCTGGCACTACAGCAATTACGATCTCGGGCGTTCCTCGCTTGCACTCAACGGATTATGCAATTATTCCCGATCGCGTGGAAGCCGCAACTTTTTTAGTAGCGGGAGCCATCACCAACTCCGAGATCTCATTAGCGCCAATTATTCCCGACCATCTCACCCCGGCGATCGCCAAATTACAAGAAATTGGAGTGCAGATTGTTGCCGATGCACCTGACTGCCTTCGTATTGTCCCTGGTGAAGGATTACGGGGAACAGACATTAAAACTCTGCCTTACCCTGGTTTTCCCACAGACATGCAAGCGCAATTCATGGCTTTGCTGAGTTTGAGCGAGGGCGATAGCGTCATTACCGAAACTGTATTTGAAAACCGCCTGCGCCACGTCGCCGAACTCAATCGCATGGGGGCAGATATTCGCGTTGAGGGCAATATTGCTGTCGTGCGGGGAGTACCGCTACTATCTGGTGCGCCAGTCGTCGCTAGCGATCTACGCGCTTCAGCCGCTTTGGTACTGGCAGGACTAGCAGCAAAAGGTAAAACAACAATTCAAGGACTGCACCATCTCGATCGCGGTTACGAGAAACTAGAAGTCAAATTGCTCTCCTTGGGAGCGAGATTACAAAGAGTAACAGGTGCGATCGTTTCTCCCGATCGTCAACTAGGGGTTAATAATCCTACAGTGAACAGTTATCAGTGA
- a CDS encoding RNA methyltransferase gives MLASLQNPLVKQMRKLHSAKQRSQQGVFLLEGTHLLEEAYAAKYPLECVCCTSQWQENHQQLWQQISQSGSRIEFVTPEILQAIATTINPDGVVATATRQQGREVPHTGISLALETLQDPGNLGTIIRTAAAAGASGLWLSRDSVDLDNPKVLRASAGQWFRLPMVVSQDLRQTVLQCQAAGMQAIATLPTAKMTYWEVDWQRPSVILLGNEGAGLSADLAAMTNLQVQIPLCAGVESLNVGIAAALLLYEAQRQRSQQQIEPI, from the coding sequence ATGCTCGCGAGTTTGCAAAATCCTCTGGTTAAGCAGATGCGAAAGCTGCACTCTGCCAAACAGCGATCGCAACAGGGTGTTTTTCTCTTGGAAGGAACGCATTTGTTAGAGGAGGCTTATGCAGCGAAGTATCCCTTAGAATGTGTCTGTTGTACTTCCCAATGGCAGGAGAACCATCAACAGCTTTGGCAACAGATTAGTCAGTCGGGATCGCGGATAGAATTTGTCACTCCAGAGATTTTGCAGGCGATCGCAACTACAATCAATCCTGATGGAGTTGTAGCGACGGCAACCAGGCAGCAAGGGCGAGAAGTACCCCATACAGGCATCAGTTTAGCTTTAGAGACGCTGCAAGATCCTGGGAATTTGGGAACGATAATTCGTACGGCGGCGGCGGCTGGTGCATCGGGGCTGTGGTTGAGTAGGGATAGTGTAGATTTAGACAATCCCAAGGTGTTACGAGCTTCCGCTGGGCAGTGGTTTCGATTGCCGATGGTCGTGAGTCAAGATCTGCGGCAAACTGTACTCCAGTGTCAGGCAGCAGGAATGCAAGCGATCGCGACTTTGCCTACAGCAAAGATGACATATTGGGAAGTAGACTGGCAGCGTCCGAGTGTCATTCTTTTGGGAAATGAGGGAGCGGGGTTGTCAGCAGATCTAGCGGCAATGACAAATCTACAGGTGCAAATTCCCCTCTGTGCGGGGGTAGAGTCGTTGAATGTGGGAATTGCAGCAGCGTTGCTGTTATACGAAGCACAACGACAGCGATCGCAGCAACAGATAGAGCCTATTTAA